The Salmo trutta chromosome 27, fSalTru1.1, whole genome shotgun sequence genome includes the window ATTGACAttttggtagtgttttcagtagttaattaggCTACTTTTTTTTGCCATGTAGAGGTATAGCCAACTATtggaactacacactaccctTTTTTGCCCTCCCAAAATATAGGTGCACTGTAGGTAAGAATTTCCTTTCTTCAGACCTTCCTAATTCTCACGTGAAACACTTTTTGTGAGCTTAATTCTCACTTTgtgtttaaagctgcaatatgtaactttttttgcGACCCGAGCAAATTCACTTTGAAATGTGAGTTGTAGATATcactctcattgaaagcaagtctaagaagcgttagatctgttctatgtgcgctatttcaaCACTACACTATGCTTGTTTTGTAAcaaaaactgaaattaggcaaactatttgaattttagcaaccaggaaatggcatagcaatttctgcatattgcatctTTAACAGGCAAAATCACATTTTGTTAACATCTGACTACAGAGTGATCAGTTCTTGCAATTTGTactctatgacatttcagatatAGATACATTTTTTACCAAATAACTATTTTTCTTAAgagtagctttagtgtagcttaacttcttcctgtatgaagtaattggtagcttggtaaactatttCTTCAGAGTAGTTTCCCCAACACTGATTTTAGATGTGTATTAAAAattggttttgtcacaaaacactaTAGCTTagatccattgtttagctggaatggaatgttcttATCTTGtatattttacatacagatctcatattactgtattattcAATTGCATAGTTCTTTATTAaaacatttgactgtgtaaaaccttgcagcgcttctttctttctctgagagtgaggcggacATATATAATTTTGCCAAAAAATATGAttgtttgtctctctgaaatgaaaccatttaCTGATATGTATTTGTTTGAAAACTGTCATTTAACAATTCCATGCCATGATTATATGGGGAAAAATatacaccaatctctttcataagttctttaaaccaaaaaatgctaatttgccaacatttctgaAACTGCATATATAGCGTTTAGGAATGAATCTCTTCATTTCAAGTTCTAAGATTGAATGCAATTAGTTAAAACAAAATTTGACATTTAATTTTATTTAGAATACGACCAGCTTTATGTATAAACTGTCCACAATATTTTACTTAACATTTCTACACACTTATGAAAGTAAAGCAGAAAGGCTAAAATAAAAGAAACAAtatcaaaataaacaaaagagCAACAAATCACTTGTACAACTAGATTATTAATCACATGAAAAAAAGGCTGAATCCTAACACAAGTTGAGATTACTTGTGTGACGTATTCCATCCCAAAAGATTTCAATAAGATTCTCACAATCCTGAGGATCAGGGGGAAGAACTCATGCACAGACAACACACATAACTCAAGTTAAGTAATCACAAAGTACAAATAAAAGTTGTCATTCAGTTGGATACATTTGAGTGAAATGATTTCATTTATGAAATGACCAATGCATTGTGGACAGAGGATGAGTCTACATCTACAATGGCATGCTACCCTTTTTGCCAATTGTTAAAAAGAGAAAATAATGTTCCTCTATTTGTCCAACATAAGAAAAATGTGAATAATGTACATTGAAAAACAATGAGAAACTTTACATTTCTCATGGCTTTCCATTTATTACTTTCATAAAAAATTTGGGCCTCAATCACTGGCCATGTTTAtgtaaaataacttttttttactacTACTGTGACGAACCAATCTTACTTAATATGGAAAACCTATTGACTTCCAAGTTCAGAACTGCACAACTGTTAAGACTAAATAAAATGCAAAACAGTGCATTGCATTCACATAAAAAAAGTTACCACACCAGGGAGAGACAGTTAACAAATAATGGTCCATTtcaattgagaaataaatgtcTATAATTCAGTGTATGTTTAACCTTGGTGCCTTTCAGGTTTAACTGATAAAATGTCCAATTGTAATCACATGGCAGGCAAGTCACCAAGTTCACTCAAATGATCGATGTTCAGCGATCATTTAACACTTCAAACCAATGCCCAATACTACTGCCATACTGTGGAAAGCCCAAACTTCCGAACTTGACCTTTGTCGAGCCATGACTTAAAACACTGTCATACACTAAGTTGAGTCTCACGCCATATCTGATCATTCAATAAACCAGGTGTAGACCCAAACCGTACAACAGTTCTTAAAATAACGGCCCATATATTACCAGTTTCTCTTGCTTTACATGTAAGGGTCAAGTCCTTAATGCCATATACATGCAAATTCCTAAAAGCGAAGCTTCAGTGGTGAAAATACGAATCAAGTATTGAATCTCTGCCACCGTAAAAGGAAGCTTTCATGCACTCAAGCACCCACAATCAAGAAATAAGTGTGTCCATTTGTGTTGATGTTGATTATAGAAAGCAGAGTATTTGCAGAGAATATCCATTAGGTACAGTTTTTGGATCACATATCTGTAGGTGTTTGAGACAAGGCCAATAGACATGCTCATAGAGAAGCAAGGATGTAAGAGAAAGAAGTGGCCGGGCTGGCTACATTAAGGCGTGTATGCAGGAGGCGGCTGGAACTGATTGGCAATGTCATAATCGGCAGGATATGTTTCACTGCTCTCCTCCATCTCTGAGAGAAGCTCTAgagcctgctcctcctcctctgtggggTAGTGGCGCAGCAGGTTGGCAGCTGTGGCCAGAATGGAGGCTCCGCCAGCCCCTGCCACCAGGTAGAAGCTAATGGCAAACGTGACGTAGATGAGTGATCCGTGGTACTTCTTGTGCTGCTGCTGTAGCGACAAGATGAGCTCTGAGGCCCAGTAGCAGAACCCAATTACTGTGGCACACTGCAGCACTAAAACCATAAAAAGAAAGAGCAGGCAGGGGGAAAAAAGGAAAGGGATTATTTGATTTCCATTGTTTCTACTAGGGCCAGTATTGTGATACTCATTAGtattgtggcaaggaaacaaaacaattttttttttacttatttagcaaaacagccctaatgttggaaacaaacatcaatatgtcatccagagtcacacgtatttattttccaagctatagcacacaatatttacatacagcaggtttttaaaggaccaaagagtttggtgtgctttgtgttttcatttttgccatgggaaAAATATTGCCATACTGGTATCGTACCAGCCCTAGTTTATACTTTGCCTTGAAATCGTTGTCACACTTTAGTTGAATAGCTAATTTTCTCTCTTGTCCACAGCCCAAAACCATTCATACCTGTGAGAATGTGGGCAAATGCGTATCTGCGGGTGATCTTGAGGGCAGGGTGCTTGGGCCCAAAGACATCCAAAAGGAAAGCTATCAGGCTGCATAGGATGCCCAGGAAGCAGAAGGCAGCAATGACCCTTAGCAGCAAGATGGTCTGGGAGTTCACACAATAATCTGAAGAAGAAGTTGGTGATAGTTAACACAAACCACAGGTAGTATGTGCTTTGAGCCACTGTTGGCAAAATCATTACTTACCCTCCAGGAGTTTTGGGTCAATGTATCCCAGGACATCAGCCACTCCAAGCTCCTGCTTGGGACACGTCCCTCCATGAACTCGGACCCAAGCTGGTTCGGCCAAGGCCGTACATAGAGCCGTGATGGACAGTGCTCCGGGGAGGGCAGATGCCAGGCTTCGCTCTGGCTGCTTGGGCAATGCGGTACCCCCTCTCCTTCGCCGGCTTCCGGGGACAGTGGTACCCGGCGGTGCATACATTGTCATCCAATTCCCACTTGGTCGTCAACCAGGAGTCAGTGCCTGATTTATAGCTATGCTAAGTCAGT containing:
- the LOC115164578 gene encoding transmembrane protein 127; protein product: MTMYAPPGTTVPGSRRRRGGTALPKQPERSLASALPGALSITALCTALAEPAWVRVHGGTCPKQELGVADVLGYIDPKLLEDYCVNSQTILLLRVIAAFCFLGILCSLIAFLLDVFGPKHPALKITRRYAFAHILTVLQCATVIGFCYWASELILSLQQQHKKYHGSLIYVTFAISFYLVAGAGGASILATAANLLRHYPTEEEEQALELLSEMEESSETYPADYDIANQFQPPPAYTP